Proteins co-encoded in one Papaver somniferum cultivar HN1 chromosome 5, ASM357369v1, whole genome shotgun sequence genomic window:
- the LOC113281018 gene encoding protein OS-9 homolog, whose product MTRVSWLVLLISLHFLNNVLADQIFTPQAGGTFGRSSREPKYSIEYLQADSPYQPNDDQESLVMSNEEGKKYMCFLPSVEKPKAESSVAQRNSSNSIVESERSVRLKTPDELFENLKGPCFIRQEGWWTYEFCYHKKLRQIHLEGDKALQEFVLGEYDAEATALYNQNLSDFSTFKDPRSKDASQRYHTHIYTNGTLCDLTNQPRETEVRFVCQPGPKGVITSIAELSTCKYALTFQTPYLCKHPMFKQERPVQHTIYCNELPEVAGNEDQIPHREREDSISSSPTNFKDEKIKTVEGVVAELPNYEEDVDSEQFAAT is encoded by the exons ATGACAAGGGTATCTTGGTTGGTTCTCCTAATTTCACTTCATTTCCTCAACAATGTTCTGGCGGATCAGATCTTCACACCTCAGGCAG GTGGGACATTTGGTCGTAGCTCTCGTGAACCAAAATACAGCATTGAATACCTTCAAGCAGATTCCCCCTACCAACCT AACGATGATCAGGAGTCATTGGTGATGTCAAATGAGGAGGGGAAAAAGTACATGTGTTTCTTGCCCAGTGTTGAAAAACCGAAAGCTGAAAGTTCAGTTGCTCAGCGTAATTCAAGCAATtcgattgttgaatcagaaagaAGTGTGAGATTGAAGACACCAGATGAACTTTTTGAGAATTTGAAGGGTCCCTGCTTTATTAGA CAAGAAGGCTGGTGGACTTATGAGTTCTGCTATCACAAGAAGCTGCGACAGATTCATTTGGAGGGAGATAAG GCGCTTCAGGAATTTGTTTTGGGAGAATATGATGCTGAAGCCACTGCTCTTTACAACCAGAATTTGTCTGATTTTTCTACTTTCAAAGATCCGCGCTCAAAAGATGCATCTCAAAG GTATCACACACACATATACACAAATGGGACCCTCTGTGATCTCACAAATCAGCCTCGAGAAACTGAG GTGAGGTTTGTGTGCCAACCAGGGCCTAAAGGTGTGATTACTTCTATTGCGGAGCTATCCACTTGCAAGTATGCGCTTACATTTCAAACCCCTTACCTTTGCAAGCACCC TATGTTCAAACAAGAGAGACCCGTACAGCACACAATTTACTGTAACGAGCTTCCTGAAGTTGCGGGGAACGAAGATCAAATCCCTCATAGGGAAAGAGAAGATAGCATCAGTAGCAGCCCTACTAACTTTAAAGATGAAAAGATAAAAACGGTTGAAGGCGTGGTTGCGGAGCTACCTAATTATGAGGAAGATGTTGATTCAGAACAGTTCGCAGCAACATAA